The following proteins come from a genomic window of Geomonas sp. RF6:
- a CDS encoding heavy metal response regulator transcription factor, whose translation MRILIVEDEEKTALQLKRGLSELNITSDVSMNGLDALTLAEKMEYDMILLDVMLPGVDGWEVVKRLRAANDHTPVLFLTARDAVQDRVMGLQLGGDDYMVKPFAFSELTARIQTILRRGHDIQPDVLRVADLEVNFFAFRATRSGKRLDLTQKEFSLLALLMRHSGEVFTRSRIAERIWDMDFGSDMKVVDVHMRNLRAKVDDPFEPKLLHTVRGVGYVLEER comes from the coding sequence GTGCGTATCTTGATAGTAGAAGACGAGGAAAAGACAGCGCTGCAGCTGAAAAGGGGGCTCTCGGAGCTGAATATCACCTCGGATGTTTCCATGAACGGCCTGGACGCGCTCACCTTAGCGGAGAAGATGGAGTACGACATGATACTCCTCGACGTCATGCTGCCGGGGGTGGACGGGTGGGAGGTCGTGAAGCGTCTGAGGGCGGCGAACGACCACACGCCGGTGCTCTTTCTCACCGCGCGTGATGCGGTCCAGGACAGGGTCATGGGGCTGCAGCTCGGGGGCGACGACTACATGGTGAAGCCCTTTGCCTTCTCCGAACTCACCGCTCGCATCCAGACGATCCTCCGCCGCGGCCATGACATCCAGCCGGACGTTCTCCGGGTCGCCGACCTCGAGGTAAACTTCTTCGCCTTCAGGGCGACTCGCTCAGGGAAGCGCCTCGACCTCACCCAGAAGGAGTTCTCCCTCCTCGCCCTCCTGATGCGCCACTCCGGCGAGGTCTTCACCCGCAGCCGCATAGCCGAAAGGATCTGGGACATGGACTTCGGGAGCGACATGAAGGTCGTGGACGTACATATGCGGAACCTGAGAGCAAAGGTGGACGATCCCTTCGAGCCGAAGCTCCTGCACACGGTCCGGGGAGTCGGTTACGTCCTGGAAGAGCGTTGA
- a CDS encoding heavy metal sensor histidine kinase: MFKLRTLPIAFRLTAFYSIASAIILLALGLMLYSYTAQTLERNKSAYIADEINLLLDILSSPRAEEAIRQEMQREHRDRAHVVHHVRILDEQGKTLLEDPGMTRVLPPSLFPAPTPPAAEAQTFIKRRVADGNIYNMRAIRTDIRGFGGKARVVQVAIDVTRLTSFLNSLRQVIPAALFFGIILTSLAGAAIASYSLKPLHMITGSVERVTARRLGERIAAGELPEELQALATAFDRMLDRLEQSFDALSHYTGNLAHELRTPINSLMMEADIALMRPRTPEEYQKVIGSSMEEYERLSCMIDSLLFLARADNTSHLLRRRTLNVGEEVARICEFYLPVAADEGVALTSTGDASLFLDKDLFRKAVGNVISNALKYTPAGGEVKVAVRHRDERRVEVAISDTGCGIEPEHLPRIFDRFYRGSAEKRRDVQGSGLGLAIVKAIMSMHEGSIEVESRPGQGTTVSLLFDVSTSADSADTQHLPVA; encoded by the coding sequence ATGTTCAAGCTCCGCACCCTGCCGATCGCCTTTAGACTTACCGCCTTTTACAGCATCGCCTCCGCCATCATCCTGCTGGCCCTTGGCCTCATGCTCTACAGCTACACGGCTCAGACGCTGGAGCGCAACAAGTCCGCCTACATCGCCGACGAGATCAACCTCCTGCTCGACATTCTGTCCAGTCCGAGGGCGGAGGAGGCCATCAGGCAGGAGATGCAGCGCGAGCATCGGGATCGCGCCCATGTGGTCCACCATGTGAGGATACTCGACGAACAGGGAAAGACTCTGCTCGAGGACCCGGGGATGACCCGCGTTCTCCCTCCCAGCCTCTTCCCGGCTCCGACGCCGCCTGCCGCGGAGGCGCAGACCTTTATCAAGAGGCGCGTCGCTGACGGCAACATATACAATATGAGGGCGATCCGCACCGACATCCGTGGATTCGGGGGGAAAGCCCGGGTGGTGCAGGTCGCGATAGACGTCACCCGGCTCACCTCCTTCCTCAACAGTCTCCGTCAGGTCATCCCCGCCGCACTCTTCTTCGGGATAATCCTTACTTCCCTTGCGGGTGCGGCCATTGCGAGCTACTCGCTAAAGCCCCTCCACATGATCACCGGATCCGTCGAACGCGTCACCGCCCGCCGTCTCGGGGAGCGGATTGCGGCGGGGGAATTGCCCGAGGAATTGCAGGCGTTGGCTACAGCCTTTGACCGGATGCTGGACCGCCTGGAACAGTCATTCGACGCCCTCTCCCATTACACCGGCAATCTTGCACACGAACTGCGTACTCCGATCAACAGCCTGATGATGGAGGCCGACATCGCGCTCATGCGCCCGCGCACACCTGAGGAGTACCAGAAGGTGATCGGCTCCAGCATGGAGGAGTATGAGAGGCTCTCGTGCATGATCGACAGTCTCCTCTTCCTGGCTCGCGCCGACAATACTTCACACCTGCTGCGCCGGCGCACTCTGAACGTCGGGGAGGAGGTCGCGCGGATCTGCGAATTCTACCTCCCGGTGGCTGCCGATGAGGGGGTCGCACTTACCAGCACCGGCGATGCCTCCCTTTTCCTGGACAAGGACCTTTTCCGGAAGGCGGTGGGGAACGTGATCTCCAATGCCCTCAAGTACACTCCGGCAGGCGGAGAGGTGAAGGTGGCGGTGCGCCACAGGGACGAGAGGAGAGTGGAGGTGGCGATCTCCGATACCGGGTGCGGCATCGAGCCGGAGCACCTGCCGAGGATCTTTGACCGGTTCTACCGCGGAAGCGCGGAGAAGCGCCGGGACGTGCAGGGCTCGGGGCTCGGGCTCGCAATCGTGAAGGCTATCATGTCCATGCATGAAGGAAGTATCGAGGTGGAGAGCCGCCCGGGGCAGGGGACGACCGTCTCCCTCCTCTTTGATGTGAGTACCAGCGCCGACTCCGCAGATACGCAGCATCTCCCCGTAGCATAG
- a CDS encoding cytochrome c3 family protein produces the protein MNKKTILAAMTFVALTGSLALAGQKAGTGVPGSIHDMTIYGAIGSNDPEATQGRVCAYCHTPHHAITDGNDYLPLWSHTVTSQTFTPYASATIDANIDPTTMMEGPSKLCMSCHDGSVAVDTHYAFTGGKTLQQDDNLFSTPAVGAKGNLSNDHPIGFIYDKIDGGIADGPIGVGGVGNDPDIKAVHQPGVDEWVRNKKSTFYGSNITIEDRLWASASQGGKPIMTCATCHDVHNKKNKDEDGATNYLLLATNKGSALCISCHIK, from the coding sequence ATGAACAAGAAGACAATCTTGGCAGCAATGACTTTCGTTGCCCTGACGGGAAGCCTCGCTTTAGCCGGGCAGAAAGCTGGAACCGGGGTTCCGGGTTCCATCCACGACATGACCATCTACGGTGCAATCGGAAGCAACGACCCCGAGGCCACCCAAGGCCGCGTGTGCGCCTACTGCCACACCCCTCACCACGCCATCACCGACGGCAACGACTACCTCCCGCTCTGGTCCCACACTGTGACCAGCCAGACTTTTACTCCGTATGCTTCCGCGACCATCGACGCCAACATCGATCCGACGACGATGATGGAAGGCCCCTCCAAGCTCTGCATGAGCTGCCACGATGGTTCCGTTGCTGTTGATACCCACTACGCCTTTACCGGCGGCAAGACCCTCCAGCAGGACGACAACCTCTTCTCGACCCCGGCAGTAGGAGCAAAAGGGAACCTCTCCAACGACCACCCGATCGGCTTCATATACGACAAAATCGATGGTGGTATCGCTGACGGTCCGATTGGTGTAGGTGGTGTAGGAAATGATCCCGACATCAAAGCCGTGCACCAACCCGGCGTTGATGAGTGGGTGCGTAATAAGAAATCTACTTTTTATGGCAGCAACATCACTATCGAAGATCGTCTCTGGGCCAGCGCCAGCCAGGGCGGCAAACCGATCATGACCTGCGCCACCTGCCACGACGTCCACAACAAGAAGAACAAGGACGAGGACGGCGCAACGAATTACCTGCTGCTCGCAACCAACAAAGGGTCCGCCCTCTGCATCTCCTGCCATATCAAGTAA
- a CDS encoding cytochrome c3 family protein — translation MLRKVGLMCALVLTLPAFANAWTLTAKVASGLGAVAGGASTIVTRTADAKSAVIGYRQVAAGENVLVTVTPDASPAKPYAISSIVVDGAMRTKVVNGVTVADTTPTFPVLADGKNHAVVAYFTPVTYSLYFFGTDAGTAAAPKGGAVYVQRLGAGDKLVGGIISARTDGKVALSGLAAGTKVRVYAAPNADYTVTSILDKAPLESTGANISGTGVRYYRDMIISTNNTENVVKASFALVPNITLSFAASNLNGVENQEKPILLTLDSTTNDGFVTYTLSDPSLVQTRPYPIAAPNKVEVNYTPTTAGIKTIKVVATTTHGGKAEKTLTFNILSDTANKNSICSSCHSNRNPGSVLADSVDRTCSSCHDPNNTGHQEWPALGAASAKFASSRHWNNHYEYGPEFRDPVTGIDGILNANESYTTEELKKGVWGVVTCSVRCHFKNITQSGVYGCKACHSDGLKTDGSFKNASSSHGLAKTYNDTCTYCHSGSKHGKVPAEFFASKHWNSSLEVGPEFTAQMNVTVSGPTVTNLGTQTDGYLNANDSYKTKENGVVKTCAYRCHFRPGMAPADVTPPAQYVKDGRALTYVAYSSPYGAGKYSRYGGNACMACHDPHGLAANARTTCYTCHAGGNHGWSVAAFEKSTHFTGKYAILDGIGGPTGEACTGCHNPHSTEAVFAAYSADSAVVKRTVGCQKCHTPGGKFSVYSSTGVLARTHGGGAKTSATSGGANDNAKNLLPTARPQYMAQGMNCVDCHGHNNTMNADYAESGHGHVSADPMNAFTHYDWKARENDFKPGVYGTRHNSNCNRCHTTYGFLTFANQTTGLTRLQLKLGETNAVMACITCHKTAEGALRTDMIIPDGNVTLKNGYVARFVQAGQTDKTVTFPAFKNSNICVPCHSGRTTGSVVKDYYALGNYTSGQTNFYQHAANIGQTFIGTGAYEFAAANYINLPKHHTGAGMSLNTEKGPCATCHNAHSLKAEVTEASCMTQYCHDSGFSNENVERAKTNYNAAVKVLTGLVQKKLFPLFVNASGTDTIYTERAAVRWGRFGKAPGEAADAETASKANGAWYNWHILTNADPAAWAHNPAYARAILLDTIDFLDDGVNNDSARATVATSAATSSQEKQDGKLFAATQGCNGCHYEALVSKHFANVSSAIKASYITSRSECVDCHTKTQYHYATPAANAAYAESGHGELTAAPWNGRNWAQQSECVVCHTATGYKKFVASNFTDAKAWAATTEGPNEVLSCVACHTDAAGARVAVPQVTAFYNVSTVDKGTKLTVKSKIAAQFPNVGDSNLCITCHAGRVNGDNLAAISADANVTASNFGFQNSHYMAASGIMYMKAGFINFTTLTAPAPSNLEGAAFASTKTYGKTLLPDNASTPGGIAGGQKSAHRIIGTTLLAPAEADDNLWIENTDYLSQQGPCVNCHIQAYKPHKGNASAEFNKDHVDLYAGDVPANRTGAGHKLTALDDETIKQICLPCHAHTQGLNMENFMAVKVEPARVPYQDTLELIKTILWNYGISYNSAAHPYFYDLTKDPAGKTAVTDWTRGGQLTKQQAMRLMGACFNLNVLARDPGAYVHGRTYSQRLQYDTIDFLDDLKMNFSALDTARKVWPQKFYGNNANTGYTGTEFPVASEGILWLSGTHPNNNEIAPPNTTDVIRVKVRP, via the coding sequence ATGTTGAGAAAAGTAGGGTTAATGTGTGCCCTCGTCCTCACACTACCGGCATTCGCCAACGCATGGACCTTGACGGCGAAGGTTGCGAGCGGGCTCGGGGCCGTGGCGGGTGGCGCTAGCACGATCGTGACGAGGACCGCCGACGCAAAATCGGCGGTCATCGGCTACAGGCAGGTGGCGGCAGGCGAGAACGTCCTTGTGACCGTAACCCCCGACGCATCGCCGGCGAAGCCGTACGCGATCTCCTCCATCGTTGTAGATGGCGCGATGCGGACTAAGGTCGTTAACGGTGTTACGGTTGCTGATACGACGCCGACCTTTCCGGTTCTTGCCGACGGCAAGAATCATGCGGTCGTCGCTTACTTCACTCCTGTGACCTACTCCCTTTACTTCTTCGGCACCGATGCCGGTACTGCGGCCGCTCCCAAAGGCGGGGCCGTGTACGTGCAGCGTCTTGGCGCAGGGGACAAACTGGTCGGTGGCATTATCAGCGCAAGGACCGACGGCAAAGTCGCCCTCAGCGGACTGGCAGCTGGCACCAAGGTGAGGGTGTATGCCGCCCCCAATGCCGACTACACCGTGACCAGCATCCTTGACAAAGCTCCGCTGGAGTCCACTGGCGCAAACATCAGTGGAACTGGGGTCCGGTACTACAGGGACATGATCATTTCCACAAACAACACCGAGAACGTCGTGAAGGCAAGCTTTGCGCTCGTGCCGAACATCACGCTGTCTTTTGCCGCAAGCAACCTGAACGGTGTGGAGAACCAGGAAAAGCCGATTCTCCTCACGCTTGACAGCACAACGAATGATGGCTTCGTGACCTACACCCTGAGCGACCCAAGCCTTGTTCAGACCAGGCCGTATCCGATCGCGGCCCCCAACAAGGTTGAGGTAAATTACACGCCGACCACTGCGGGTATTAAAACGATCAAGGTCGTTGCAACGACAACTCATGGCGGGAAGGCCGAGAAGACCCTCACCTTCAACATCCTCAGCGATACCGCGAATAAGAATTCTATTTGCAGTTCCTGCCACAGCAATCGCAACCCGGGCAGCGTGCTTGCTGACTCTGTTGACAGGACCTGCTCTTCCTGCCATGACCCGAACAACACCGGACACCAGGAGTGGCCGGCACTTGGCGCAGCGTCGGCAAAATTTGCCTCCAGCCGCCACTGGAACAACCACTACGAGTACGGCCCCGAGTTCCGTGATCCGGTTACCGGGATCGATGGGATCCTGAACGCAAACGAGAGCTACACAACCGAGGAGCTCAAAAAGGGCGTATGGGGTGTAGTTACCTGCAGTGTCAGGTGCCACTTCAAGAACATCACGCAGAGCGGCGTGTATGGCTGCAAAGCTTGTCACTCAGACGGTCTCAAAACGGATGGTTCGTTCAAGAACGCCTCTTCTTCCCACGGCCTGGCGAAAACCTACAACGACACCTGCACCTACTGCCACTCCGGCTCGAAGCACGGGAAAGTTCCTGCTGAGTTTTTTGCCAGCAAGCACTGGAATAGCAGCCTGGAGGTGGGCCCCGAGTTCACCGCGCAGATGAACGTTACGGTTTCCGGCCCGACCGTTACCAATCTTGGCACCCAGACTGACGGGTATCTCAACGCCAACGACAGCTACAAAACAAAAGAAAATGGGGTTGTGAAGACCTGCGCCTATCGTTGCCACTTCCGTCCGGGGATGGCTCCTGCTGACGTTACACCCCCCGCTCAGTATGTGAAGGACGGCAGAGCCCTCACCTACGTGGCGTACTCCTCGCCGTACGGCGCAGGTAAGTACAGCCGTTATGGTGGAAATGCCTGCATGGCTTGCCATGATCCCCATGGGCTGGCAGCTAACGCTCGTACGACCTGCTATACCTGCCACGCAGGCGGAAACCACGGCTGGTCCGTTGCAGCTTTTGAAAAATCCACGCACTTCACTGGCAAATACGCAATCCTTGACGGCATCGGCGGCCCGACCGGCGAAGCCTGCACCGGCTGCCACAACCCGCACTCCACCGAGGCGGTATTCGCTGCATACTCGGCAGACTCCGCCGTTGTCAAGCGCACTGTCGGTTGCCAGAAATGCCACACCCCGGGCGGGAAGTTTAGTGTCTACAGCTCCACTGGCGTGCTTGCTCGCACCCACGGCGGCGGCGCCAAGACTTCAGCAACCAGCGGCGGTGCAAACGACAACGCTAAGAACCTTCTCCCGACCGCAAGACCGCAGTATATGGCACAGGGCATGAACTGCGTTGACTGCCATGGCCACAACAACACCATGAATGCCGATTATGCTGAGAGCGGCCACGGTCACGTATCCGCAGATCCCATGAACGCATTCACCCACTACGATTGGAAAGCCCGCGAGAACGACTTCAAGCCTGGCGTCTACGGTACCCGTCACAACAGCAACTGCAACCGTTGCCACACCACCTACGGCTTCCTCACCTTCGCCAACCAGACCACCGGCCTTACCCGTCTGCAACTGAAGCTTGGTGAGACCAACGCAGTCATGGCTTGCATCACCTGTCATAAGACTGCTGAAGGTGCTCTGCGCACCGACATGATCATCCCTGATGGTAACGTCACCCTGAAGAACGGCTATGTCGCCAGGTTCGTACAGGCTGGTCAGACAGATAAGACAGTCACCTTCCCTGCATTCAAGAACTCGAACATCTGCGTTCCGTGCCACTCCGGTCGTACCACCGGCAGCGTCGTGAAGGACTACTACGCTCTCGGCAACTACACCTCCGGTCAGACCAACTTCTACCAGCATGCAGCAAACATCGGCCAGACCTTCATCGGTACCGGCGCTTACGAGTTTGCCGCCGCTAACTACATCAACCTGCCGAAGCATCACACCGGCGCTGGCATGAGCCTCAACACCGAGAAAGGGCCCTGCGCAACCTGCCACAACGCGCACAGTCTGAAGGCCGAAGTCACCGAAGCAAGCTGCATGACCCAGTACTGCCACGATTCCGGTTTCAGCAACGAGAATGTGGAGCGTGCGAAAACCAACTACAACGCAGCAGTCAAAGTCCTTACTGGCCTTGTTCAGAAAAAACTCTTCCCGCTCTTCGTGAACGCTAGCGGGACGGATACCATCTACACCGAGCGTGCAGCAGTGCGCTGGGGCCGCTTTGGCAAGGCACCCGGTGAGGCTGCTGATGCCGAAACCGCGAGCAAGGCAAATGGCGCCTGGTACAACTGGCACATCCTCACCAACGCCGATCCTGCTGCCTGGGCGCATAACCCGGCATACGCCCGTGCGATCCTGCTCGACACCATCGACTTCCTTGATGATGGCGTCAACAACGATTCCGCACGTGCAACCGTAGCAACCAGCGCGGCCACCTCTTCCCAGGAGAAACAGGACGGGAAGCTTTTCGCGGCAACCCAGGGCTGCAACGGCTGCCACTACGAGGCGCTCGTATCGAAGCACTTCGCTAACGTCTCTTCCGCTATCAAGGCTTCCTACATCACTAGCCGTAGCGAGTGCGTTGACTGCCACACGAAGACCCAGTACCACTATGCAACTCCGGCAGCTAATGCTGCCTATGCCGAGTCCGGCCACGGCGAACTCACCGCAGCCCCCTGGAATGGTCGCAACTGGGCACAGCAGAGCGAGTGCGTTGTTTGCCACACCGCTACCGGCTACAAGAAGTTTGTAGCAAGCAACTTCACCGATGCGAAAGCCTGGGCCGCAACAACTGAAGGGCCCAACGAAGTACTGTCCTGCGTGGCCTGCCACACCGACGCCGCCGGCGCACGCGTTGCCGTTCCGCAGGTTACCGCATTCTACAACGTAAGCACCGTCGACAAAGGCACCAAGCTGACGGTTAAGAGCAAAATCGCTGCACAGTTCCCGAATGTCGGCGATTCCAACCTGTGCATCACCTGCCATGCCGGCCGCGTCAATGGTGACAACCTGGCGGCAATCTCCGCCGATGCCAACGTGACAGCTTCTAACTTCGGCTTCCAGAACAGCCACTACATGGCAGCATCGGGCATCATGTACATGAAAGCAGGCTTCATCAACTTCACCACCCTGACTGCTCCGGCGCCGTCCAACCTCGAGGGGGCTGCCTTTGCCAGCACCAAGACTTACGGCAAAACCCTCCTCCCTGACAACGCCAGCACACCTGGCGGCATCGCCGGCGGTCAGAAGAGCGCACACCGCATCATCGGCACCACCCTTCTTGCACCTGCCGAGGCTGACGACAACCTCTGGATCGAGAACACCGATTACCTCAGCCAGCAAGGGCCGTGCGTGAACTGCCACATTCAGGCATACAAGCCGCACAAAGGGAATGCCTCTGCAGAGTTCAACAAAGACCATGTCGACCTCTACGCCGGTGATGTCCCTGCTAATCGTACCGGTGCAGGTCACAAGCTGACTGCACTGGATGATGAAACCATCAAACAGATCTGCCTCCCGTGCCACGCCCACACCCAAGGGCTCAACATGGAAAACTTCATGGCAGTGAAGGTCGAGCCGGCCAGAGTTCCGTATCAGGATACGCTTGAGCTGATCAAGACGATCCTGTGGAACTACGGTATCTCCTACAACTCTGCTGCACATCCGTACTTCTATGACCTCACGAAGGACCCTGCTGGCAAGACTGCGGTGACTGACTGGACGCGTGGCGGCCAGCTCACCAAGCAGCAGGCAATGAGGCTGATGGGAGCGTGCTTCAACCTCAACGTTCTCGCCCGCGATCCGGGTGCCTATGTCCATGGCCGTACCTACAGCCAGCGGCTGCAGTACGATACCATCGACTTCCTGGACGACCTGAAGATGAACTTCTCTGCTCTTGATACCGCACGTAAAGTGTGGCCCCAGAAGTTCTACGGCAACAATGCAAACACTGGCTATACCGGTACGGAGTTCCCGGTCGCCAGCGAGGGTATCCTCTGGTTGTCGGGCACGCACCCGAACAACAACGAGATTGCCCCGCCGAACACCACGGATGTCATTCGTGTGAAAGTGCGTCCGTAA